Below is a genomic region from Isosphaeraceae bacterium EP7.
CCTAGCTGGTGGATGACCAGCGAAGCGGCGGCCATGGCGAGCTGCATGGCTTCTCGGGGGGTGGCCCCCGCGGCGAGGGCGGCGGCGAGGTTGGCCGTGACGGAATCCCCGGCTCCGACGATGTCGATCTCGCCCCGGACGGGGTGGGAGGGGACGGCCTCGGCGGGGCGGTCGGGCTGGGCCCCGACCATCCCCTGATCGGCGAGGGTCACGAAGACGGGGCGGTTGTTGCGGGCGGCGAGGGTGGCGGCCTGGTCTCGAGCGGCCTCGACGTCGGTGGCGACCCCTCCGGTCATGTGGGCCAGCTCGGCGGCGTTCATCTTGAAGGTGACGGGGGGGAAGTGGCCCAGGCCCTGGCGGCTGTCGGCCAGGACGACCAGGCCGGGACGCTCGAGCTGGGCGGCGTGCGCGGCGGCGGCCACGGGGGGGGTGACGACTCCGGTGGCGGGCAGGTCGACCTGTTCGAGGAGGAGGATGACGTCGACCTGGCGGGCGAGGATCGCAACCCGGCGGGCGAGGTCGGCCTGGAGGTCGGGAGGCGTGGGCGTCCAGTTCTTGGAGTCGAGGCGGCTCAGCTCGACGGGGGGCTTGCCGGGCTCGATGATGAGCGGCTTGCAGTAGACGGGGGTCCGGCGCGCGGTGGTGGTGATGAAGTGGTCGAGGCGGACCCCGGGCTGTTGTTCCAGGGCCCGGCGCAGCTCGTAGCCCTCGCCGTCGTCCCCGCAGTAGCCGACGGCGTGGATCTGGCCGATGCCGAGGGCGACGAGATTGTTGAGGATGGTGCCTGCGGCGCCCGGCTGGCTGCGGACCTCGACGACGTTGTGCACCGGCAGGCCGGTCTCGATCGAGGTCTCGGCCCTGGCGGGGTCGATGTGGAGGTAGCGATCGAGGAAGAAGTCGCCCACCACGGCGACCCGCAGGGCCGGGTAGCGGCCGGTCAAGTCAGCGAATCGTTGCGCGTTCATTGGTCGGCCAGCCGGCGATAGAGGTGGTGGATGAAGGCCAGGTTGTCGGACTGGACGTAGTTGAGCGCACCGCCCATGCGCGAATAGCTCTTGCAGAAGCGGAGATAATACGCGGGATTGGTCTTGGGGGGCTCGCCCTGGGTCCAGTCCCAGCCGCCTCCGTCCTGGAGGTCGACCACGTAGAAGGAGTGGTCGCGGACGACCGGCTTCTCCTCCTGGAGGCGGAGGTTATTGACGCAGCTAAGGGCCTTCTCGAAGACCTGAGGGCCCATGATGGCCGAGCCGACGGAGAGGACCACGCCACCGTCGAGGGCTTGCATCGCGCCGGTGAAGAGTCGGAAATCGAGCCCGCCGGCGCGGCCGATGGCCGAGCCGCTGAAGACGGGGTGGTTGGCGATGATGTCGTAGCCGATGCCCGGGTGCACGGTCATCGCGATGCCGTGACGATACGCTTGCGCAAGGATCGAGGCATGCTTCCAGCGATGCTCGATCGCGTTGCGGCCCGAGGGCCAGCCCTGCGCGGTCATGCTGGTCAGGAGATCGGCGCGGGCCGCGGTGAGGGGGTGCGACGGCTGGTCGGCGATGAGGTCGGACAGGTCGGTTGCGGAGGGCAAGTTCACGCCGTCTTCGTGGATCAGGCGGCCGAGGGACTGGCCATATCCGAAGTTTTCGAGGGCGCCCGCCATGAGGGCCAGGTGGATGGCGTTGGAGGTTTCTTGCCAGGTGCCGAAGAGGCCGTTGGCCACGCCATGCTCGACGCTCTCGGTGGAGGCGCCCAGCCAGGCATATTCCCAGTCGTGGATGGTCCCGGCGCCATTCGTGGCCAGGTGCGTCAGCCAGCCGCCGGCCATCAGCCGTTCCAGGATGGGGGCCGCGCCGTTGCGCAGAAGATGGGCGCCATAGATGAGAGAGACCGTCGCGCCCCGTTGCTTCGCGGCCTTGATCGCGGCGGCGCAAGCGTCGACCTGGGCCTCGACCGCGGCGGTGCAGGGGGCGGGGGTCGAGTCGGGATCGACGAGGATGGCGTCGACGCGGGTCAGACTCCGGCGCTCGGCGAGTGGGTAAGTCTTCAGCCTGGTGAGATCGAACGGGGTGACGGACAAGGGCGGGGCTCCAGGTTCGTACTTGGCTCGGATCCTCTTCCCGCGTGGCTTGAGCTTGCGGGGAGAGTCACGGGCGAGGTCGGCCCTCTTCATGCTTGTGCGGCTCGGACGCATGGCACCCGACAGAAATCACGTTCTCGCCTCATCCCGCCCTGCTCGAGGTGCAATCCCATCAATGAAACACGGCGGCGATCGCCGGCATGCCGGAAAAGGGGGACAGGCCCCGGCGCTTCGCTGCGGAGCCAGTCCCCTTTTCCTCAACCGCACCGAGCTAGCCGGAACCGCTCTAAAAACCCCGAGAGTGGCCAGGAGCAAGGGCGAGTCCGGGCGATCCGGGTCACTGGCGAACCCGTCGATCTCATGCGACACAACGGCTTCGCTCCGTGAGACAATCACTCACCCGTCAGCGACCCATGAGATGGTCGACGAGCGGGATGGCATCGCGGAAGTCTGGGATGACGGCGTCTGCTCCCACGCCGAGGAGGCGTTCTCGCTTCCAGGGGTCGACGTTTCCCGACCCGTTGTTGGCCTCGTCGCTGGCGACGGCGACGGCGAATCCGCCGACCTGCTTGGTGTTCTCGATCTCGACGTAGCCGTCGCCGAAGGCGAGGAGCTGACGGCCGGGGATGCCATGCTCGGCGAGGATCCGGTCGATGATGATCTTCTTGGAGAAGGTCTTGAAGTCGTCCTGGGCCCCGTAAATATGGGGGCCGAAGAACTCGGTGATGCCCAGGAGCTTGGCCTCGTCCTTGACGGCCTGCTCGTCGGTGCCGCTGGCAAGGTAGAGGGTCAGGCCCAGGCTGCGGAGGTGTTCGAGCAGCGGTCGGGCTCCGTGGACGAGGTAGGTCTCGGGGTCCACGGACCCGGCGGCCATGCCGGAGGTGCGGGCGCCGATGTGGTCGCCCAGACGCCTCAGGTAATCATGCTTGTACCAGAGGGGCTCTTGCGGGCTCCCCCCGCGTTCCTTGATGCGGTCGGCCAGCTGCATCATCTGATAGATGGTCTGCTTGCCGTTGAGCCGCATGATGTCGTCGAGGACGAGGGCGCGGGCCTGCTCGATGCTCTCGCCGTCGATGCGGGGGAGGGCCTCGACGAACATGGGGACCATGACCTCGGGCCACCCCTGACGGATCAGAGAGAGGGTGCCGTCGAAGTCGAACAGGACGTGGCTGATCTCGGGGCGGGGCTCGGCCGGGGCGGGCAGCTCGACGCTGGCCCAGCGGGGTGAGTTGGCGCTCATGAACGGGCCCCTTCGGCGTGCGCCGCTTCCATGAAGGCGTAGGCGAGCATGTGGCAGACGGTCATCTGGGCGTCCTCGACGCGGCCATAATGGCCGTCGGGGATCACCAGGACGTGCTCGGCGACTTCCGCCAGGGCCCCGCGCTTCTCGCCCACCAGGGCGACGGTGGCCAGGCCGTTGTCGCGGGCCCAGCGCATCGCTTTGACCAGGTTGGGCGAGTTTCCGCTGACGCTCATGCAGAGGGCCAGGTCGCCCTTGTTGCCGTAATTCTGGAGCTGGCGGAGGAAGACGTCTTCATAGGCATAATCATTGCCCAGGGCGGTCATCCAGGCGGTGTTGTCGTTCAGCGAGAGGATGCGGAACCGCCGGTGGGTGACGTCTGACGCCCCCTTGCCCACGTCGGTGACGAAGTGCGACGCGTTGGCCGCGCTGCCGCCGTTGCCGAAGACGAAGACCTGCGTGTCGGCGTCGAGGGCCGCCTTGAGCAGGCCGACGATGTCCTCGACCTGGGAGAGGGGCAGGGCGGAGAGCAATTCCTGCTGGCGGTCGCGGTACGCCGTCAGCCAGCCACCGAGGTTCGACATGGGTCGATTCCGATCCGGGAGAGACGAAGACCTGGCCGACGTCGGCCAGGGGGACGCCGATCGACGCTCGGGGGGTCCCGCGCCGCGGCGATCGGCCTAGAGTTTACCCGAAACGAGTCGCGGACGCGTGGGGCGACAAGTCGGGCCGATACTTACCGGAAGGTGCGTACTTCCCCCGCCGAAAGCCCGCCCTATGATAGCCCCGTCAAGCCAAGTTCACCGAATGGGAGCCGCTCCGATGCCGAAGCTTGCCGGGAAAGTCGCGGTTGTCACGGGCGCATCCAAGGGGATCGGCGCCTCGATCGCCAAGCATCTGGCCGCAGAAGGTGCCTCGGTGGTTGTGAACTACTCCTCCAGCAAGGAGGGGGCGGACCGGGTCGTCGCCGTGATCGAGAAGGCCGGCGGGAAGGCGATCGCCGTGGGGGCCAACGTCTCCAAGAAGGCGGAGATCGACGCGCTCTTCGCGGCGACGACCAAGGCCTATGGGCGGCTTGACGTGCTGGTGAACAATGCCGGCATCTTCGAGTTCTCGCCGCTGGAGACGATCACCGAGGAGCACTTCCACAAGCAGTTCAACCTGAACGTGCTGGGGCTGGTCCTGGTCACGCAGAAGGCCGCCGAACTATTCGGCCCCGAGGGGGGGAGCGTCATCAACATCAGCTCGGTCGTCGGGACGTCGCCGAGGCCGGGCGTGTCGATCTACAGCGCGACGAAGGGCGCGGTCGACGCGATTACCAAGTCGCTCTCGAAGGAGCTTGGCGCGAAGAAGATCCGCGTGAACTCGCTCAGCCCGGGGATGGTCGAGACGGAAGGGGTCCACGCGGCCGGCTTCCTGGGGACGGACTTCCACACGCAGGCGATCGAGCAGACCCCGCTCGGCCGGATCGGCCAGCCGGAGGATATCGGCAAGGTCGCCGTGTTCCTGGCCTCCGACGACTCGGGCTGGGTCACGGGCGTGACTCTGACGGCCAGCGGCGGGTCGGACTGAGCATTCCGACGTCCCTCGGGGGCTTCAGGACAGGCCCCGTTCCAGGTCGGCGCGAAGGTCGTTGACGTCCTCGACGCCGACGCTGAGGCGGACCAGGCCGTCGTCGACGCCCCTGGCGGCGCGGATCTCGGCCGGGATGCTGGCATGGGTCATCGTCGCCGGGTGGCCGATGAGGGATTCGACGCCGCCGAGGCTCTCGGCCAGGCTGAAGAGCTTGGTCGAAGCGAGCAGATGCTTCGCGGCCTCGGCGCCGCCGTGGAGGCGGAGGCTGATCATGCCACCGAAGTCGCTCATCTGGCGGCGCGCGACGGCGTGGTTGGGGTGGTCGGGAAGGCCTGGATAATAGACGCGGGCGACCTTGGGGTGCTTCGAGAGCCAGTCCGCCAGCGACCGGGCGTTGGCGCAGTGCCTCTCCATGCGGAGGGCCAGGGTCTTGATCCCGCGCAGGGTCAGCCAGGCGTCGAAGGGGCCGGGGACCGCGCCTGCGGCGTTCTGATAGAAGGCGATCGGCTCGAGCAGGTCAATCGGGCCGATGACCGCGCCGCCGATGACGTCGGAGTGGCCGCCCAGATACTTCGTCGTGCTGTGGACGACGAGGTCGGCGCCGTGCTCCAGGGGACGCTGGAGGTAGGGCGACGCGAACGTATTGTCGACCGCCAGGAGGGCGCCCCGGCCGTGGGCAAGCTCGGCGAGCGCGGCGATGTCAAGGACCTGGAGCAGGGGGTTGGTGGGCGTCTCGATCCAGACGAGCTTCGTCTTCGGGCCGATGATCTGGCCGAAGCCTTCCGGGCTGGCATCCTCGGTGTAGCGAGGGATGAGCCCCCAGGGGCGGAAGACTCGCTCCAGCAGGCGAAAGGTGCCGCCGTACAGGTCGGCGGCGGCGGCGATCTCGTCGCCGGGCCTCAAGGTCGAGAGGACGGCCGTGGTCGCGGCCAGCCCCGAGGCGAAGGTGAGCCCCCGCGCGCCCCCTTCCAGGGAGGCCAGGCAGGTTTCCAGGGCGGTGCGGGTCGGGTTGCCGCTGCGCGAGTAGTCGTAACCCTTGTGCTGCCCAGGGGCGTCCTGGGTATAGGTGGACGTCGCGTAGATGGGCACGATCGTCGCGCCGGTGGTGGGGTCGGGCCCCTGGCCGGCGTGGATGGCGCGCGTCGAGAAGCCGGCCTCGCTGAGATCATCGCCCATGACTGAATCAACTCCAGGGGCGTCGCGCGGCGTCAGGCCTCGCGACGTCGGTTCCAGTACTGGATCAGGTCGATCCGGGTGACGATGTCGACGACCGACTCGCCGGCGATGGCCAGGACGCCCGAGTTGCCCGCGAGCAGCAGGCGGTAGGCCTCGTCGAGCTGGACGTTGACGTCGACCATGGGCAGGGGCCTGGCCATCACGTCGCCCACCCGCACGCTCGGGAGGTCGGAATGGTCGTGCAGCAGTCGGGCCAGGGTCACTTCCTGGATGCTGCCCACCGACTTGCCGTCTCGCATGACGGGAAGCTGCGAGATCCCGCGCTCCTGCATCAGCTCGGCGGCGCGCCCGGCGGTCGCGTCGTCGGCCACGATGACGAGATCCCTGGGGCCCCTGGAACGCAGCAGGTCGCCGACGGTCTCGGCGACCGGGCCGGCCTCGTCGAGCTTGTTCTCGGCGAGCCAGGCGTCGTCGAAGAACTTGCTCAGGTAATTGCGCCCGGTGTCCGGGCAGAGCACCACCACCACGTCGTCGGCCGTCAGCCGCCTGGCGTACCTTAGGGCGGCGCCGACAGCGGTGCCGGATGATCCGCCGACGAGCAGGCCCTCCTGGCGGGCCATCGCCCGGGCGGTGCGGAAGCTCTCGGCGTCGCCGACGCGGACCCACTCGTCGACGACCTGGCCGTTGAGGGTCTTGGGGACGAAGTCTTCGCCGATCCCCTCGACCTTCCAGGGCTTGGGGACGTCGCCCGAGAGGATCGACCCTTCGGGGTCGGCGCCGATGACCTTGACGTCGGGGTTGCGTTCCTTGAGGTAGCGGCCGACTCCCGAGATCGTCCCCCCTGTGCCGGCCCCCGAGACGAAGACGGTGACGGCGCCGCCGGTCTGCTCCCAGATCTCAGGGCCGGTGGTCCGGTAATGGACCTCGGGGTTGGCCAGGTTGGTGAACTGGTTGGGCCGCCAGGCGCCCGGGATCTCGCGGGCGAGGCGGTCGGCCACGCCGTTGTAGCTCTCGGGGGCGTCCGGCGGGACCGACGTGGGGGTGATGACGATCTCGGCGCCATAGGCCTTCAGCAGGCGTACCTTCTCGCCGCTCATCTTGTCGGGCAGGACGAAGATGCAGCGGTAGCCGCGGACGGCGGCGGCCAGGGCCAGGCCCACGCCGGTGTTGCCCGCGGTGGCCTCGATGATCGTGCCGCCGGGCTTCAGCCAGCCGTGGCGCTCGGCCTCGTCGACCATGGCCACGCCCACGCGGTCCTTGATGCTGCCGCCGGGGTTGACGCTCTCAAGCTTGACCAGCACGCGGGCGGGCACCCCCTCGGCCAGGCACCTGAGCGGGATGAGCGGCGTGCGGCCGATGGCCTCCAGGATGGTCGGGGTGACGCCCGGGAGCGTCCTGCGGAGGGGCTCGGGCACGTGAGCCTGGCCCGGTCGATTCGCAGTGCTGCTTTCCATCCCTGCCTCCTCGCGTGCCTCCCGGCGACCGGCCTGGAGACCCGCACCGAGATTGACTCGATGGAAACATCCTTCATCCCCGAGAACTATCGGCTTTCCCCGCCGCGGTCAAGGCGTCACGCCCGCCGCCCTGAAATTGGGCCCTGCAACTCGCCCAGGGATCCCAGCCGGCTCATCTCCCGACTTCTCGGGCACGGCCGCCTCTCGTTGGGCGAAGAAATCGGCCTCTTTTCCCGCCGAATTGACAGCACCCCAAACATGACCCAAGCTTCTCTCGTCGCAACCAACCGCCGAGGCGAAGGGCCGAGACGGGCTGGGACGCGACGATGGCCGGCGGCGGGCGATGCAGCCCGTGTGCCCGCTCCGCGAGTCGGGTCGCGGATCATTCAACCCGGCAAATCCACGTTCAGACGGATACGGAAATGGGACTGACGGGCTTGAACCCGGCGGCCGAAATCCGCCCACAACCAGGAGCGACCGCGATGAGCAAGTTCTTCAAGCGACTGATGACCGAACAAGACGGCGCCACCATGGTCGAGTACGCCCTGATGATCGCACTCATCGGCGCCGCGGCCGTCGCGGCCATCACCACGCTCTCCACCGCCATCAGCGGCAAGTTCACCTCGGTCGGCACCGCGGTCACCTCCGCCGGCAGCTGAGCCTCGCGTCGGCGGAAGGCCCGATCGACGGGCCTGATCCGCCGGGCTTCGGCGGATGACACCTCGCCATAAAAACCCAATGATCAACGCGTATCTCAATTAGCGCCCGTTGCGACCATTTCCGCCAGGATCCAGGAGCGACCGCGATGAGCAAGTTCTTCAAGCGACTGATGACCGAACAAGACGGCGCCACCATGGTCGAGTACGCCCTGATGATCGCACTCATCGGCGCCGCGGCCGTCGCGGCCATCACCACGCTCTCCACCGCCATCAGCGGCAAGTTCACCGACGTGGGCACCGCGGTCACCTCCGCCGGCAGCTGAGGCTCGCGGAGCCGGCAATCCCGGTTGTCGGGCCTGTTCCGCCGAGCGAGACGGATGACGCAACTCGAACTCTGGATCGATGTGTGCGTCGATCAACCCCCGTGAAGCTCCCCGTGGCCGAAATCCGCCCGCAACCAGGACCGACAACGATGAGCATGTTTTTCAGGCGACTGATGACCGAACAAGACGGCGCCACCATGGTCGAGTACGCCCTGATGATCGCACTCATCGGCGCCGCGGCCGTCGCGGCCATCAGGATTCTCTCCACGTCCATCAGCGGCCAGTACACCGATGTGGGCTCGTCCGTGAATTTCGCCGGGTCGGCCTCCGTCATCGACTGATCGACCCGGCCAGGACAGGCCCGCACGCCGGGCCTGCGCCGCGAGGCATCGGCCTTGCGGCCTTTTTTCATGAGGGACCGGAGCAATGCCCGGACCGGAACAACTCCCGCTCGTCGTCGCCGCAGCCATCACCCTGGTGGCCGCGGCGACCGACTTGCGCCAATTCAAGGTCTACAACTGGCTCACCTTCCCGGCCTTGCTGGGCGGCCTGCTCGCCTCGACCTGGTTCGGCGGGCTGGCCGGGCTGGGCCAGAGCATGGCGGGCGCGACGGTCGGATTCTGCGCGCTCGTCGTGTTCTTCGCCGCGGGGGGCGTCGGCGCGGGGGATGTCAAGCTGCTGACGGCCCTGGGCGCCTGGCTGGGTCCCCGGCTCACGCTCGAAGTCTGCCTCGCCTCGGCGCTGGCCGCGGGGCTCTACGCGCTCGTCCTGGTGGTGCGAAGGGGGGGGACCATGATGGCTTTCATCGAGATCTGCGAGCTGGGGCGCGGGATGCTCAGGCCCGGGGAGTGGGCCCGGCCCGCGGCTTCGATCGAGGCCGAGACCAGCCGCGATGATCGCCGGCACAGGCTCGTCCCGTTCGCGGCCATGACCTGCGTCGGCTTCTTCGCCGCGCTGGCCTGGCACCGGGCCGAGCTGGACGGGGTCCGGCCGACCGCCGCGATGCAGGGCCCCTCGGTCGCCTCGACGGGAGGCCCGCGATGAGCCCGCGAACAATCCTCGTGGTGGTGCTGGCGCTGGCCTGCGGCCTCTGCGCCGCGGCGGGCATCCAGCTCATGAGGTCGGGCGAGCCCGGCGGGAAGGTCGAGACGTTCCCGGTCCTTTACGCCGCCGCGGACATCCAGCGGGGCGAGACGATCAAGAAGGCGTCGCTGTCCGTCCGCAGGGTCCCCAAGGAGCAAGTCCCCGAGGGGTGCCTGACGAAGGAGGCCGACGCCGTCGAGCGCGTGGCCCATTTCCCGATGCTCAAGGGGGACGTCCTGAGCGACCTGAAGCTGGCCCCCAAGGGCTCGGGCTCGGGGATGGCCGCCCTGATCCGGCCGGGGATGCGTGCCTTCACGATCCAGACGGCCAGCCTATCGTCGTCGATGGCCGGGTTCTTGCTGCCCGGCAACAAGGTGGACGTGCTCCTGACCGTCGCCAGCCAGGGGGCCGCCGACGACCCGTCGGGCGGCGGTTCGGCGACCACGATCCTCCAGAATATCGAGATCCTCGCGGTCCACACGAGCGTGGATGCGCCCTCGGCCAACAAGATGGACCCCGACCAGGCCCGGTCGGTCACGCTGCTGGTCACGCCCAAGCAGGCCGCCCGCCTGGACCTGGGGCAGAACAAGGGGACGCTGCACCTGACGATGCGGAACCCGCTGGACGAGGGGATGGTCGACGAGCCGCCGGCGACCTCGACCGACCTGCCTCTGCACAGGCCGGCCCCGCCTCCGCCCGTGGAGGTGGCCGCCGCGCCGATCCCGGCACCGCCACCACCGCCGCCGCCCGAGCCGGTCCACAGAGACTGGGTGATGACCACGAGAACGCTGCGCGGGACGAGTGTCGGCCAGGACCGGGTCACCGTCCGGACGCCCCTCACGCCTCGGCGGTCGCGCACCCAGGTCGCCTCGGATTCCCCCTGATTCTCGACCGCGAGACGCCTCACCGAACCGCCCCGAGGCCGGACCCCAAGGACCAGGCTGCACGATGACGGCCTTTATCGTGACCGACCACGAGCCGACCGGCTCACGCATCCGCGACGTGCTGAACTTCGGCGGGGTCGAGTGCCCGTCGTCGCACATCGTCACGATCGACGACGCGACGCTGCGACTGGGCCGCGAGACGAAGGTCGACCTGATCGTGGCGGCGCTGCCGGCCGACCGCGAGCGGGCCATCGGCATGCTGCCCGGGCTGGCGCGCACGGCCTCGGGCAGGCTGCTCGCCGTCGGCCCGACGACTGACGCGAAGCTGGTGCTGCACGCCCTGCGCGCGGGGGCCTCGGATTACGTGGACGCGGGCGATCTGGAGACGGAGTTGGAGGCCGCCATCAAGCGAATGGCCGCCGACGCCGCCGCCCCGTCCGAACCCGGCCGCCTGATCGTATTTCTGTCCCCCAACGGCGGAAGCGGGTCGAGCACGCTGGCGGCGAGCCTCGCCGTGGTCCTGGCCAAGGCGCACGGCCATGTCGGGCTACTGGACCTCAAGCTGGAGACCGGCGACCTGGCCTCCCTGCTCGACGTCCGGCCGACATTCACCCTGGCCGACCTCTGCCAGAACGCGTCGAGGCTGGACAGGGTGATGTTCGAGCGCTCGCTCGTCAAGCACGAGTCGGGCGTGCATGTGCTGGCCCCTCCGCAGAAGCTGGCCGACGTGGCGAGCGTGCGGATCGACGGCGTGGGCCTGGCCGTGGCGCTGGCCCGCGCGAGCTTCCCCTACGTCGTCGCCGACCTCGACCACTCGTTCCGCGAGGAGCAGCTCCTGCTGCTGCGCCAGGCCGACGTGGTCCTCATCGTCCTGAGGCTCGACTTCACCTCGCTGCGCAACGTCCGCCGCACGCTGGAGCATATGGACGCGCTGGGCCTGACCCGCGAGAAGGTCCGGCTGGTGGTCAATCGCTACGGCCAGCCTCAGGAGGTGCCCTACGCCAAGGCCGAGGAGGCGATCGGCATGAAGATCGGCTCCTACATCCCTGAGGACGCCAAGGCGGTCAACCGGGCGAACAACCAGGGGGTGCCCGTGGTGATCTCGGCGCCCACGGCCAAAGTTTCCCGCGGAATCATCCAGCTCGCACGGGACGTCGATGGGCCGGCCAGGAAAGCGTGACCTAGGCTCATCGGGGGGACGCACGCCCGAGAGCCCCCGGCCCCGGAGACGCGACCCATGATGAGCCAGATTGCCACCGACTCGCTCGCGACCACGATGGCGGCGGGCGACGACCGGATGCTGCGGATCAAGCAGACCCTGCACCAGAAGCTCATCTCGGAGCTTGACCTCTCCGCGATCGCGTCGATGAGCCAGGAAGAGCTGCGCGAGGAGGTCCGGCGGGGGGCCGAGCACCTCTGCCGCCAGAGCAACGACCTGCTGAGCTTCGCCGAGCGCGAGCGGCTCATCGGCGAGGTGCTCGACGAGACCTTCGGCATCGGCCCGCTCGAGCCCTTGATGCGCGACCCGACCATCTCGGACATCCTGGTCAACGGGCCGAAGTGCGTCTACGTCGAGCGCCGGGGGCGGCTCACCCGCTCCGACGTCGTCTTCAACGACGAGAAGCACCTCATCGAGATCGTCCGGCGCATCGTCAGCCGGGTCGGCCGTCGCATCGACGAGACGTCGCCCCTGTGCGACGCACGCATGGCCGACGGCTCGCGCGTCAACGCGGTCATCCCACCCCTGGCCCTGGACGGCACCCTGCTGTCGATCCGCCGATCGAGCAAGACGCCGCTCCAGTTCAAGGACCTGGTGGAGAAGAAGGCGATCACCAGCGAGATGGTCGACTTCCTGTCGGCCGCCACGCGGGCCCGCGTCAACATGATCGTCTCGGGGGGGACGGGATCGGGCAAGACGACCCTGATGAATGCGCTCTCGTCGTTCATCCCCGACGACGAGCGGGTGGCGACCATCGAGGACGCCGCCGAGCTGAAGCTCCAGCAGTCGCACGTCGTCCGGATGGAGACCAGGCCCGCCAACCTCGAGGGCAACGGCGCGATCCTCACGCGCGACCTGGTCAAGAACGCGCTACGCATGCGGCCCGACCGGATCATCGTCGGCGAGTGCCGCGGCGGCGAGACGCTGGACATGCTCCAGGCGATGAACACCGGCCACGACGGCAGCATGACGACGATCCACGCCAACGACACCCGCGACGCCGTCGGCCGCATTGAGATGATGGTGGGCATGGCCGGATTCGACCTGCCCATCTGGATCATCCGCCGGCAGATCGCCTCGGCCGTGCAGATCATCGTCCAGGCGGCCAGGCTCACGGGCGGGGCGCGCAAGATCATCAAGATCTCGGAGATCACCGGCATGGAGGAGGACGTCGTCAGCATGCAGGACCTGTTCGTCTTCAAGCAGACGGGGGTCGACGAAGACCGGGTCGCGCAAGGCTACTTCTACTGCACGGGCATCCGGCCGAAGTGCCTGGAGATGTTCGAGGCGTGCGGCGTGAAGCTCC
It encodes:
- a CDS encoding pyridoxal-phosphate dependent enzyme, yielding MESSTANRPGQAHVPEPLRRTLPGVTPTILEAIGRTPLIPLRCLAEGVPARVLVKLESVNPGGSIKDRVGVAMVDEAERHGWLKPGGTIIEATAGNTGVGLALAAAVRGYRCIFVLPDKMSGEKVRLLKAYGAEIVITPTSVPPDAPESYNGVADRLAREIPGAWRPNQFTNLANPEVHYRTTGPEIWEQTGGAVTVFVSGAGTGGTISGVGRYLKERNPDVKVIGADPEGSILSGDVPKPWKVEGIGEDFVPKTLNGQVVDEWVRVGDAESFRTARAMARQEGLLVGGSSGTAVGAALRYARRLTADDVVVVLCPDTGRNYLSKFFDDAWLAENKLDEAGPVAETVGDLLRSRGPRDLVIVADDATAGRAAELMQERGISQLPVMRDGKSVGSIQEVTLARLLHDHSDLPSVRVGDVMARPLPMVDVNVQLDEAYRLLLAGNSGVLAIAGESVVDIVTRIDLIQYWNRRREA
- a CDS encoding glucose 1-dehydrogenase, with the protein product MPKLAGKVAVVTGASKGIGASIAKHLAAEGASVVVNYSSSKEGADRVVAVIEKAGGKAIAVGANVSKKAEIDALFAATTKAYGRLDVLVNNAGIFEFSPLETITEEHFHKQFNLNVLGLVLVTQKAAELFGPEGGSVINISSVVGTSPRPGVSIYSATKGAVDAITKSLSKELGAKKIRVNSLSPGMVETEGVHAAGFLGTDFHTQAIEQTPLGRIGQPEDIGKVAVFLASDDSGWVTGVTLTASGGSD
- a CDS encoding PfkB family carbohydrate kinase, with the protein product MTGRYPALRVAVVGDFFLDRYLHIDPARAETSIETGLPVHNVVEVRSQPGAAGTILNNLVALGIGQIHAVGYCGDDGEGYELRRALEQQPGVRLDHFITTTARRTPVYCKPLIIEPGKPPVELSRLDSKNWTPTPPDLQADLARRVAILARQVDVILLLEQVDLPATGVVTPPVAAAAHAAQLERPGLVVLADSRQGLGHFPPVTFKMNAAELAHMTGGVATDVEAARDQAATLAARNNRPVFVTLADQGMVGAQPDRPAEAVPSHPVRGEIDIVGAGDSVTANLAAALAAGATPREAMQLAMAAASLVIHQLGTTGTASVAQIAGLLRFA
- a CDS encoding Flp family type IVb pilin is translated as MSKFFKRLMTEQDGATMVEYALMIALIGAAAVAAITTLSTAISGKFTDVGTAVTSAGS
- a CDS encoding cystathionine gamma-synthase yields the protein MGDDLSEAGFSTRAIHAGQGPDPTTGATIVPIYATSTYTQDAPGQHKGYDYSRSGNPTRTALETCLASLEGGARGLTFASGLAATTAVLSTLRPGDEIAAAADLYGGTFRLLERVFRPWGLIPRYTEDASPEGFGQIIGPKTKLVWIETPTNPLLQVLDIAALAELAHGRGALLAVDNTFASPYLQRPLEHGADLVVHSTTKYLGGHSDVIGGAVIGPIDLLEPIAFYQNAAGAVPGPFDAWLTLRGIKTLALRMERHCANARSLADWLSKHPKVARVYYPGLPDHPNHAVARRQMSDFGGMISLRLHGGAEAAKHLLASTKLFSLAESLGGVESLIGHPATMTHASIPAEIRAARGVDDGLVRLSVGVEDVNDLRADLERGLS
- a CDS encoding Flp family type IVb pilin, which produces MSKFFKRLMTEQDGATMVEYALMIALIGAAAVAAITTLSTAISGKFTSVGTAVTSAGS
- a CDS encoding Flp family type IVb pilin translates to MSMFFRRLMTEQDGATMVEYALMIALIGAAAVAAIRILSTSISGQYTDVGSSVNFAGSASVID
- a CDS encoding A24 family peptidase, producing MPGPEQLPLVVAAAITLVAAATDLRQFKVYNWLTFPALLGGLLASTWFGGLAGLGQSMAGATVGFCALVVFFAAGGVGAGDVKLLTALGAWLGPRLTLEVCLASALAAGLYALVLVVRRGGTMMAFIEICELGRGMLRPGEWARPAASIEAETSRDDRRHRLVPFAAMTCVGFFAALAWHRAELDGVRPTAAMQGPSVASTGGPR
- a CDS encoding SIS domain-containing protein, encoding MSNLGGWLTAYRDRQQELLSALPLSQVEDIVGLLKAALDADTQVFVFGNGGSAANASHFVTDVGKGASDVTHRRFRILSLNDNTAWMTALGNDYAYEDVFLRQLQNYGNKGDLALCMSVSGNSPNLVKAMRWARDNGLATVALVGEKRGALAEVAEHVLVIPDGHYGRVEDAQMTVCHMLAYAFMEAAHAEGARS
- a CDS encoding HAD hydrolase-like protein, with the protein product MSANSPRWASVELPAPAEPRPEISHVLFDFDGTLSLIRQGWPEVMVPMFVEALPRIDGESIEQARALVLDDIMRLNGKQTIYQMMQLADRIKERGGSPQEPLWYKHDYLRRLGDHIGARTSGMAAGSVDPETYLVHGARPLLEHLRSLGLTLYLASGTDEQAVKDEAKLLGITEFFGPHIYGAQDDFKTFSKKIIIDRILAEHGIPGRQLLAFGDGYVEIENTKQVGGFAVAVASDEANNGSGNVDPWKRERLLGVGADAVIPDFRDAIPLVDHLMGR